The Gossypium hirsutum isolate 1008001.06 chromosome D02, Gossypium_hirsutum_v2.1, whole genome shotgun sequence region caatgcaatgtaacataccatggatgatatgctattatgcaattgcagtacatatattcagttcagatattaacatgctcagtacaaatatcattcaatcaatttcacacatttaggagTCTATGTagcgcttaccgaccttacagtaggttcatagTAAACTtgagcgacccgtgcaacctttgAATCATTTCAGTAAAAataggcccacatgcccgtgtatgcccatatggcccactcggcccaaattggccttggccgtgtgatccatttttaatgtaactcatgctagctaaatattcatatatgttttcactatttacttatatgttcattcaaagctgtctacttgagtcattatccctaaattatttatatcttgagctacagaattccaaattaagatccgcttgatgttttcgaaactagactcaaatacctttctaccataaaatttttagattttatagtttatcaaataagtacagtaaaatcttcaaatctatCATGATTTTGATGTTTGACAGCTTTAagctttccttactaaaaattatttaactcTTAGTACGGAATTCGggtgatgtttctgtttgtttctcttgaaaatggactcgttaaatatttaaaaatataaatttaatcccctaattatttttttacaattttcgatgatttttctaaagttagaacaggggaacccgaacccattctgaccttgtctcacaaaattcattatatctcataacttacaatttcattgtttacactgtttcttccatgaaaaactagactcaataaaatttaatttggtattttattcaacctctaactcaatttccactatttttgatgatttttcaaagttagactactgctgctgtccaaaactattttagtgcaaaatgttaatttccaagtttataacacccttatttcctttctctacaaattttcgcatcattttctcttatttctcttatttcttgaCAGCAAGCAATTTGGCTTTTCACCAAATCTCATTTTCTGCATTTCGgatacacacctggtatcgtttctgatgtgtaagcactcctaagcctccaaaacctaaaaatcgaccaacaaatctccagattaatcacttaatttgtttttaatcaaccaattttggaaggaacttgactaaaaacctaacaaaacccttacctcGCTTGAGTAACCATGACTTCGCACAATCACAGCGTTGATTCAAAACCACTGgccccttgattaactcctaaacaccaaaaaggaatcccCCTTTCAGAGATTAACCAAGAATGATTAACAATAAACAAAATCGTTACTTATCAAACACACGCAACCAACGATGAACAACCaaatcaattggaaaataaagaaagaaaaggaaatggaaaaataatggaaatttcggcagcaactaggggaaagaatcggcagaggagggaaaaaaagaagaaaatgtcaGAAAAAGTTTGGGTAATTGGAGAGAAAATCGAAACTCTACTTTTTTctgcaacaaaaagataatcaaattattttctgataacctctcccccattatctcctaaaaattggagcaaaaatactATTTCCacatcatttaattattttcctaCTGACCAAAGTTCgtaaaaataccaaaacttacctaaGTCCTAatttgaacttaggacctctcacacactttaaacacttaaccactaaagcaaatataCAATTGTGTTATATTTTCGcaagaacaaaaatataaattatgggCGTTACAAAATTAATCCTTAAACTTGGTAATTGCTCTCACATTGGACTCTAAACTAAGTCATATTGGGGCTTGAACTTTTTTGTCCAAGTTATTCCTTGAATTTGGTAATTGTTCCCatattgaaggttaaatttaACAATTGTTTTCATATTGGGGTCTAAACTCTAGGGCTTTCAAGaattaacttggacaaaaaattcAAGCCTCAATGTGAAAACAATTATCAAGTTCAATGTctaacttagaaaaaaaatgttcatatcCCAATGTGGGAACAATTGCTAAGCTCAGcatctaacttaaaaaaaaattatacctaggaataattattaagttgaacaccaaactttaaaaaaaaattacccaaGTTCAGACCTAAAATAGTAAAACGATTGATAATTTGTATGAATTGAAAATAGTAGACAAAGGAATCCGATTGGAGAAGCAGTCGGATTTTTACCTAAGTTATATATTTATTGACTTTACCAAAATTGAGCAACAGGTGAACAGTGTCTGGTTTATACAGCGTGTAAGAACCGGAAACAGGTCAAAAGacggaaaaaaaaagaagaagaaagaaaacccCTAAAACCCCTTTCTCaaactttcaaaatcaaaacTCACACTGCTAAAACCCTCACTCTCTTTAAGAGGAAGCGAGGGTCAAGTCAAATTCGAAAATCATCAAAGCTAATTCAAAGTAAAATCCCACTGTCACTATAATTTGATCCCTAACCTTGGCCTTGAAAATGATTCTTATGTGAATGTGAATGTGAATGTGAATGTGAAGGATGCAGGTTGTAAGAGGACGGATATTCTGCTCCAAGTACTCCGCTGCTCCTGGTTagtctctctttttctttttgtgttttaattggaAATCCACTCCCTAAACAAGTCTTCTTTTGTGGTTCCATCATTACAGCAACATGGGTTGGTGTGCGGCGTGGAAGATCATTTGCTGCTTCTCTCCCTTCTCCTTCTGACTCTCCCAAGCGAAAAAGAGTCTCAAAGGATGAACGTCGAGATTTGATCGAATCTTTTGTTAACAGGTCCGCTCTTCTCTCTTTCATTTTTTACTTTCGTTTATATAAAAATCCCTATTTTCTCCTcctttatgtttttatatttatgtcattattgttgttattatgtcAGCTACAATGCTGTGGTTCTACTGAGGATCCTTTATGTTTGTAGTGcccaaatttcaatattttcttaTGGGTGCTATTCCTTGAAGAATCATGTTGAGAAATACAATTCTTATTCCTTTTTGTGTTGCTGAACAGAAGTTCTGCTATTGTTTTACCATGTATGTAATGTTCAACTCTTGTACACAGTCCTttttaaaacaaacaaacaaactcaCAACGGTTAACATTTCCCTTCATAAGAGACCAGCTTCAACCACCAACAATTTTAGGCATCTCTTCATTAAAGTCTTTTCCTTATTTACCTTTctctttttgaataaaaaaagtgTTAGAAAACATAATCATGCAGATCTAGAGTCTGGCATGATATTTGTGCATTGGCAAATGGAAATTGTCTCATGACCATCAATTGCCAGGCTGGTCTTGCACAGTCAGGAAAGCTACAGTAATCGGAATATGCAAAATTTTCAGTGTGCATCGAAACATGCTTAGGGTTTCATAGTTCACAGCTTTTGGATAAAAATCATCATTTAAGAAAATCATCTTGTTGATCTGCAATATTGATATTTACATCCTCTTTCTCTCCCTATGTCTTCTTTCCATCGAAGACAATATTAACAgtatttatataaaattgtcATCTGAGTAAATCATCTTCTTAACTGCAACTATGCCGTATAgatactctctctctctctcttcacATCGTATTGCCATTGAAGACCATTCAGTTCAAATTGAAGAAGGTTAAACATGTTATTCATTCAGATACAAGTATCTGACATGGATGGTGCATCTTTATTCTAATCCTAATTCAAATTGTGTCTTTGGACTGTGCCATGACATGGAGCCATTTCTCTTGGTATAATAGTTTCCTTTTAACTATTGGAAACTAAGATTGTCATGTCAAGTTTGCTTAGTTTGAAACTCTAACTCATTAGTTCCTTAATAATGACACAATTAAGACCTTCCATTATCCTTTTGCAGGTATAAATCAGTGAATGCTGGGAAATTCCCATCTGTAACTGCAGCTCAAAAAGAAGTGGGTGGCTCTTATTATGTTGTTAGGAAGGTTCTTCAAGAGTTGGAATATAAATCTAAAATATGCTCCTCAAACAGCAGTTATGAAAATTTATCAGCAAAAGCTGCCAATAAAGGGGATAAATCATTTTCTATAGTTGAAGTGGTCTCAACTGTAGTCCAAGATGACACTTGTGCAAGAGCTATGGATGATGTAAAGATGCATGACACAAATGACAAGCAACTGGAGGCTGACAGAGTAAGTGCTGATTTCTATGTGCTTTATCTTCAATGATAAATGCAGGAATGTATTTCAAGTAGACAGAATATGCTCTTAGTTGGAAGGGTACTTTGGTAGTTGGCATTTTTCTCAAGAAACTCTACAAATTTTATTGAAGTTGCAGTTGTGACTAGCATGGAATTATGGATTCCTTTCTTCATGAATTCAGAATCTTGTCTTTTAATACTTCCTCATTCTTTTGTTTTCCTTAGTCACTAAATGCCAACAGTTTATGTACTTATTCCCTTGAAATAATGCATAAAACTATGTTTTCAAGCATATAAAATGGATCTCTAATAACCtgatattttaaaatgtaattcaTCAATCATGCTTTTGCTGTGCCCTCAAGCTCTTCTACTGTTTACAGGACAACTTTGTAACCTGCTGtccaacttttcaaaatttttttttatttgaagaatcccttttagttttattttctatAAAGTAAATTTTACTGGGGCAATTGTTGGAACCATATTAAATACCTTGTAAtctattttgttatttcattttcaGGGTAGTTGTCATGATTTTGTTTTGGAAGAAAATAGTGTGCTGAAAGTTGATGCTAAGGGCCTTGAGAAACAAGAAGATGATAAAGTAGGGGGTCTTGAGATAGATGATTCTGACAATTTTCTAATATTTCCGGACAAACAAAAAATTGTCGAAGCTATTGATCAAGATCTTGAATCAGACAAGCTGTTTAAAACTGAATCTCAAGGTGTTCAATCTGAGTTTGTTGTAGTCAAAGATGATCTACCAAAAGAAGAAACTCAGATTGGAAATGAAGAGGGTGATAAAAGGGAACAGGCTATGTCAAAGGAGTCACTAGATTCTGGGAGTCCAGAGCCCAAGGCTGAGCACCACCCAAAAATCctagaaaaggaaaaatataagCACCACCCAGAATTCCTAGAAGAGGAAAAATATGCAAGGTAAGTGTTCTTTTTTCTCAACAGCTCAATTAGTGAATGTGTTGAGTTGCTATAGGTCATAGCTTCATGGATGACTATGGTGGTGTTGACATTATTTCGCTGATTAGAATGAGGTTTGAATATGTCTATAGTCTGTTTACCTTcaaataacaatgatgatgaTTATGACAGTTCTGTCTATGAATGTTGTATGATGGGATCAAGGTTCCTTTGCCTAAGAGACAGAATATAACTTCCTCTTCAAGTTATTTGTTGGCTTTTTTATGCCTGCATGGCAGGTGGATGCATGCTGGATGTTACGTTTACCAAGTATCTGCATTCTTTTGGTAAAAAATGTCTTTACATGTCATGGCTCCACCATGAATGTTTCATTACATTTTATTCTTTTACATGTAAATGACATTTTGTCACTGTAATAGCTTAAATTCTCTATTGATTtaagctttttttcttttctgcttaATTCTTGGAAACATTTGTATATGTTTGATAGTCTTATGCTCTGCATTTGTTTCAATCTGCATTTGAAACTTGAAATAAACGACACCCTATATGGGCATGTATTTTTCCTTGAACAGACAAGAAATTTGGCACATGCAGAGGGAACTTAATTGCATTGATATTTTTATGCATCTTCTAGTAAATTGATCTACATATGTCTGTCCTACTTAAACGCATTTGCAGATTTATATAATTGAAACCCTACAACGTCCTGTTTAGCCCATAAGTAGAACTAATTCTGGCCCTTGTTTTTATTAGACCTATTTCCTCTAGCATTTCATTTTAACATTTCAGtcatttaaaatgaattttgtgTGTGAAGTTTTTTACGAATTATCTGCCATTTCATTattccgagttatgttaatatgAAATGAATACTTCTATCATCTAGGAACCCCTCTAGTGAGCAGACTGAAAATGCAGAAGGTTCGAAGAAGTCAACTCTGTGGGGGAACCTTAAGTCATTTGCTGGTGGTATTATTAATATATGGAGAAAGCTGTGAATCTTTGTTGGCATCAGTGGGAGAAATCTGTAAATTTTATGATGGTGTCATTCAAACATTTTGTGAACTGAATGGTTTTTTTGGGAAAATAATGGAAATATACAAGATCAACCatggattatttatttatttattttttgcttttGATTTTGGCTGTATTGTTGTCTCAATTATATGCACCAAACGTTCCAGCCAGTAATCCTACTGTtgggaaaaattaaaattgtaggcaaaatggttattaaatGGATGAATTGGAATTGTAATGTGAATGAAGAGAAACTAGAGGGACTATTAGTATTAGAGATGGTATATGATCATGTTGAGGTTTTCTTAACTAATAATTTTGCAGGGTGACCTAAAATCTGATTAGCAATTAAtaggtttaattacttttttccTTCATGTTTTAAGGGTTTTCTTTTATTCGTTGAATTACAAGTATGTGTGACTCGGGATACAGCACAAAAGGATCCAAGTAAAAGATATGGATGGGTGAGGAGATTtgtctttttatgtttttaaatatagttaatttcttaaaaatatattaaacttatgtttattatttaaattgttgaAAAGTAATTAGAATATGTATTAACGTATTTCatgattaaaatattctaataataaacattttcaaatatatttatcatatttatggTACAATATAACTTTActtaatattattcaaaataataattaattaacatatataaataattttaatcattcaaatatGATGCCAATGAAATATTCCTACTTCTTTTAAACTATTTGtacaaattgtaaaataaaaattactaaattcttcattattcaaattttcttttattttcttaataatcaAAAAATTAGTCTAgataatatataaacaattacTTAAAGTAGTTTTTTTTATCTTCTCTTGCAAAacaatttacattttatttttcttctattttctcatttttcaattaTACTGGgcgaaaagaatttttttttctttttaatctttcctgccaaacatgaataaaaaatatttgtctCCCTTAAAATATTCTAAAGTTTCATTATTCTATTCACGCTGCCTACCACCGAGATCTACTACTTTGCGTCACATGTTAGATTtggaaatttgtaaaaaaatactaaaaagttctattattgttataaaataatcaaataaaaaaatacttagaGTAAATAATAGATCAAATCAATAGAGAATTTTATGATATCTCATTTCACTCATACAAAGGTTCTATTTATAATTCATTGCCATTTAATGCAGCACATATAAGTGCTTCATTAACATAACTTGCACAATTACTTTCATAATGATTGAGGGGGTTCTATCTCATAAATgaaggagttagaatatgaaCATCCACATTTATTtgtaacactcccccttggatgtccactAGAGAAAACTATACTTCATTAAaacctttattaggaaaaaccctgtgggataaaaacctaattaaggaaaaagagtacacaatctcctattacaagttacctcattaaaaacctttaccaaGAAAACCCAGTGAGACAAAACCTCAGTTAAAGGAAAAGATTGCTACATGTTTTTTACTCCCCTAATGGTAATATCACATTACATCTTTTAGTTGACGCATTCCAATCTTTTGTAGTAGTCTTTCAAAcgttgaagttggcaatgccttagtaaaaagatttgttaaattgttactagaacgaatttgttgaacttctatgtcacctttcttctcaagatcatgagtgaagaataattttggtgaaatatgtttcattctgtcacctttgatgtaaccacccttcaattgagctatacatcttacattatcttcgtataagatagttggcatcttttcttgtaaaggcaaattacatatcttctggatatgttgggttaataaccttagccaaacacactctcggTTTGtttcatgcattgcaattatttaaGCATGATTTGAAGAGGCAAAGCTAATGTCTGCTTTGTTGAACGTCATGATATGGTTGtacctccacatgtaaataaatatcctgtTTGAGATCGACTTTTATGTGGATCCGATAAATATCCAACATCAGCATAGCCGACTAATaaggattttgaatcatttgaataaaataaccctatatcaatggtccctctgagatatctaaatacatatttaattccattccaaagTCTACGTGTTGGAGAATAATTAAATCTTGCTAATAAATTTACAACAAAAGttatatcaggtcttgtgttgtttgcaagatacatcgATGCCCCTATTGATACGACCACGCCCcaggcacacttttggaccagctccctaagcattgcttgcaaacccatgcgagctgaattagttcaatttcatttcgttgagctccgtttagctcgtttccagctccaagAGCTCGAATCAACTCAAATCTAGCTTAATTCCATTTATGCGATAATATAgttgttgaaataattattagagttagttaatttagttatatacagctcaattaattttcattgtttaattggtcttaaatctggacgaatttaaTTTGCATGTTAATTGTGTTTCTTACATGTTTTTAAGTC contains the following coding sequences:
- the LOC107908440 gene encoding uncharacterized protein yields the protein MQVVRGRIFCSKYSAAPATWVGVRRGRSFAASLPSPSDSPKRKRVSKDERRDLIESFVNRYKSVNAGKFPSVTAAQKEVGGSYYVVRKVLQELEYKSKICSSNSSYENLSAKAANKGDKSFSIVEVVSTVVQDDTCARAMDDVKMHDTNDKQLEADRGSCHDFVLEENSVLKVDAKGLEKQEDDKVGGLEIDDSDNFLIFPDKQKIVEAIDQDLESDKLFKTESQGVQSEFVVVKDDLPKEETQIGNEEGDKREQAMSKESLDSGSPEPKAEHHPKILEKEKYKHHPEFLEEEKYARNPSSEQTENAEGSKKSTLWGNLKSFAGGIINIWRKL